Within Cellulophaga sp. L1A9, the genomic segment GGTACTGCCATTGCTCCATCATTAACTGAAATTGCTAAAAATTTAAATTTTTCATATAGCCCTGGATGGTTAATTACATTGCCTTCCCTGGGAGTGGTAGTTTTTGCATCCTCAGTAGGTAAATTAATAGACAGGATAGGCGCCTTCAAACTACTGTGTTTGGGCTTAGTTCCCTATGCTATTTTCGGTTTTTTAGGCGGGTATATTACCAATACTTACTTATTAATTTTAGATCGATTTTTATTAGGTCCTGCAGCGGTTGCTATACAAGTTGCTTTAATTACATATATCGCAGATTATTTTAAAGGTAAAGAGCGAATGAAATTAATTGCATGGCAAGGGATGTCTATAGAATTAGGTGGTGTTGTTTTCTTATCTCTCGGTGGTGTTTTAGGGGATTGGAATTGGCGTTATCCTTTTGCTATTTATTTGGTTGCCTTTGTATGCTTGGTCTTGGTGTTTATATTTTTACCGAAGGATGATAAAAGTAAAATAGATAATAATCAGAAGGCAGATTTAAATATAACCGAAACACCTAAACAGAAGAAAGAAGTTAAACTAATTGTTTGGGGATCGTTGTTAGCTATGGCATTATTCTTTGTTAGTTTTGTTCGTTTACCTCAGTATTTACCCACAGTGTTTGATTTTTCTGATAGTCAAGTGGGTTATTTTATGGCCTCAATTTCTTTAATAGCGGTTTTGTCTGCGAGCCAAATGCCAAGAGTTACCGATAAACTAAATTCATACAATACTGTTATCAGTGGATTTGCATTTTTTGTGTTGGGTTATGTGTGTTTTGCTTTGGCGTCTTCAATGTTTCTTTTAATTGCAGGTATTTTGTGTATAGGTGTTGGTTTTGGTTTTACCATCCCTTTGCTTAATCACATGATTGTAGAGGCAAGCACAACTAAAACACAAGGAAAGAATTTAGGACTTTCCTCTATGGGTATTTTTGCTGGCCAGTTTTTGTCTACGTTTATCGAATTTGTTTCTGATGATACCCGACTTATTTTTGGAGTAGCCTCTGGTTTAGCCTTAGTAATAGCATTATTTTTCTTTTTCGCTTTTAAAAAAGTAAGGCTCATGTGATGTTTTGTAAATTGTTTTATATCTTTTCAACGATGAAAAATTGGAAAGATAAAATCCATATGAATACTACTTTTAAAAGTAAACCCCTCTTTGTTTCTGATAATGCCTTTGGTCTTTTTTTTGAAATGGATAAAGATAGATGTGTCTATTTTAAACCATTAAATGAATCTTTTTCATCTTCACTACACGAAAATAGTAAGGGTACTTTACTATATTTTGAGAGGGAATTTATTGAAGAGGATGACGAAGAATATGCTTTAGATATTTTAAGTTTATTTAAACGTTCATCAGAAGGTGTTTTCCAGATTGCTGCAAAAGAATTTCCAGGAATTAGAACGGTATTAGGGTTAATAGAGGAGGAATATAATACACAGGAGAATGCGTATCTAATTCTTAAATCACTATTGAAAGTTTTGCTATTAAAGTTAATCAGGCAACTACATAATGGCTACTTAAAGCAAGATGTGCATCAAAAACGGGTACTTCTTTTTTTACAGTTAATGGAACGTCACTATTTGCAAGAAACGTCAGGGGGGTATTATGCGCAGCAAATGGGAATTAGTGAGAAAAGGCTGAATCAAATATTGAAAGATAAATTAGAATTGACCGCGAAACAAGTGATTCAACAGCGTCAAGTAACAGAAATAAAAAGGATGATAAAGCAAAACGCGATCACCTTAAAAGAAATGGCATTTTATTTCGGATTTGAATCTTTAAGTAGTTTTTCACGCTTCTTTAAACGTCATACCTTAAAAAGTCCCTCCCAATTTAAAGCAGAATTCGAGTCTTAGCATAGGAGTTTATTTTAAAATTCTGTTAAGCAAAGCAAGAATACATCCCTTTAGGGCTAACTTTGATAAAGAAAAAAAAAGCTATGATATTTGATGTGATACGAAAGAGAAGATCGGTTTTTCCGGTTCAATATAATGACACACCTATTGCTAAGGAGGATATTTTAAAAGTATTAGAAGCGGCTAATTGGGCACCTAGTCATCGAAAAACAGAACCATGGCGATTTAAGGTGATGCAGGGGGAGACACTAGAGAAATTAGGCTTGTTCCTTTCTTTAAAATATTTGGAGACAGATCCGAGTCCGAAAGAATTTAAAGCAAAGAAAATTATAGAAAACCCTAAAAAAGCTTCTGCTATAATAGTCATTTGTATGCAACGCGACCCTATGAAAAGTGTTCCGGAATGGGAAGAGGTAGCTGCGGTAGCTATGGCTGTTCAAAACATGTGGTTGGCATGTACGGAATTGGGTATTGGAGCCTATTGGAGTTCTCCAGCCTTAGTAAAGCATATGGGAGATTTTTTTGAAATGAACCATGAAGAAGCATGTTTAGGCTTTTTCTATATGGGGAATTATGATCAAGAAATACCAGATTCTGCTAGGGGTCCTATCGAAGATAAAACTGTTTGGTTGTAGTACTATTTAAAGTAAGGAAAAAGTGCTTCTTTGTATTCCCAAGCCTTAGCTATAAAGAGTCCTATAAATACAATAGACACCATAAATTTTAAAAAGGTTCCTGTAATAAATCCTAAAAAAGATCCAAAAGCCGCTTTAAGAGCGGTTTTTTTGTCGGCTTTATTTAATAGCTCTCCTATAAAAGCACCCACAAAAGGCCAAATTATAATTCCGAATACACCCAATACAGGAAATAGTAATGCGACAAGAAGTCCTAAAGTGGTACCAATCATCCCCGCTTTACTACCGCCAAATTTCTTTGTTCCCATAGCCGGGATAATATAATCTAAAGCAAAAACAAATAGTGCAATAGCCAGAGTGATGCCTAAAAACCACCAGTCTTGCGGAATAGCGCTTGTTAAAAATAGGAGTAGAAGCCCTAACCAACTTATAGGTGGGCCAGGTAGCACGGGTAAAAAGCTTCCGATGATACCTGCAAGCATAAAAATGAAACCAAAGAGTAGTAACGCAATATCCATTTAAGGGTGTTTGTTTAGTGAGACGAAAATTACGATGCTTTGTTACATCAACATAATTTTTTTTAAGTTTTTCAACTAATTTATTAGTTTGAACTAATTATTTAGTTATATTTGAACTAATAAGTTAGTTGAAAGCTATTTTTAGTTCGATAGTAGGATACTAATTTAAGTGTTTAACCAGTGTTAATAGATACTGAAACAAGTTCAAGATACATGAAACAATTGACAAAGGCAGAAGAAGAGGTAATGCAGGTATTGTGGCAATTAGAAAAGTGCAATGTTGCGGCTATTATTGAAGAGTTGCCAGAACCAAAACCTGCTTACAATACAGTATCTACTATTGTACGCATCTTAGAGAGTAAAGGTTTTGTAAATCATGAACAAGAGGGGAAAGGCTATTTATATTTTCCATTATTAAAGAAAGCAGACTACAGCAATCAATCTATCAACAAGCTAGTAGATGGTTATTTTCAAGGGTCTTTTAAGAGTATGGTGTCGTTTTTCATGAAAAAGAATGATATGAATTTATCCGAACTAGAATCGATATTAAAAGAAATTAAAAAGGAGGAAAAATGATACAATATATTTTAGAAAGCATCGCTTTTCAGCTTTTGTTTTTAATCGTTTATGATCTTTTTCTAAAAAAGGAAACCTTTTTTCAATGGAACAGAGTGTACCTTATTGGCACATATGTTTTGTCGCTAGTTTTGCCTTGGGTAAAAATTGAAGCCTTAAAGACGAAAGTATCAGAAACTACTTTTAGCTATCCAGAGTTTTTATGGAATAGAAATGATCTTGAGGTCTCTGGGGTTTCGGGAACTAATGATTTAGTAAGTTGGTTTACAATAGTATTAATCGCGGGGATGGTCCTCGCAGCATTCATCTTTGTATTTAAATTATATCAGTTAAAACAATTAAAGGATAAGGGCACCATTCAATATTTAAATGATTTTACACAAATCGTCATCAGAAACAGTGAAATTGCATTTTCTTTTTTTAAATCTGTTTTTCTAGGAGATAAAGTATTGGATAAGGACTATGAGAGCATTGTAGCGCATGAATTGGTTCATATTCGTCAAGGGCATTCTTATGACTTGGTCTTTTTTGAACTGCTTCGCATTATCAATTGGTTTAACCCTTTAGTATATGTATACCAAAATAGAATATCAGAATTACATGAGTTTATAGCGGATGCTCAGGTCTCTAAAACCCACAAAAAAGAACAATACCAACTGTTGTTGTCTCAAGTTTTTCAAACAGAAAATATTTCATTTATCAATCCATTTTTTAAATCATCATTAATCAAAAAACGAATCGTTATGTTACAAAAATCAAAATCAAAGCGCGTATTTCAGTTAAAGTATGTAGTACTAGTCCCTTTAATTTTAGGAATGCTTTTTTATACCTCCTGCGAAAGTGAGGTAAAGACAGATGAGGTAGAAAGCTCTTCTTTAAAGATGTCTTCTGTTGATGAGTTTCTCTTGGAAGTAGGGGACTTGGATAATTTATCTGAAGAGGAAGAAAAAGAACGAACTGAGTTTTTAAATAAAGCAGAAAACAGCAAACAGGTAGCAACTTTTATTGTAAAAGATACAAAAGGGAAAGAAATTATGATAAAGACAAATACGGAAGGTATTGAGTCTGTAAATGTTATCAAAGGAGATTCTGCGATTTCTAAAGAAGAGATTGATTATGATAACGCTACAGATGTGCCATTTATGGTTGTAGATGAGGTCCCAATTTTTCCTGGTTGTGAAGATGCTGAAAACCAAAGAGCTTGTTTTAAAGAAAAAATGTTTCAACATATAAATAAGAATTTTAGATACCCAGAAGAAGCTCAGGAACAAGATATTCAAGGTAAAGTAAACCTTATGTTTATAATTGATGAAACTGGAAATATTGCGGGTTTAAGAATGCGTGGTCCAGATAAAATCTTAGAAGACGAGGCCGAACGTATCATTTCTTTATTGCCAAAAATGACACCTGGTAAGCAAGGCGGGAAAGTAGTTCGTGTACCATTTTCTATTCCTATTTCCTTTAAGTTGCAGTAAAATTAGCACTTAAGTTAGAAGACAACATCAAGGCCAAAGTATTTTCTTTGGCTTTTTTGTTGCTCAAAAAAACAAACAATGATGAGCTCCAAAAAAGGAAATCCGCTTTACAGTCAATTAAATAACTCAAAATATCGTAATTTTCCACAAACTTTATAGCGCACATGCGTATAGTATTAATTTTATGTATATTTTTTCTAGTTGTTTCTTGTGATCTCTTCACATCAAAAGAAGAGAAAACACAGCAATTGGTGACACGCGAGTTGCAAGAAATTAACTTCAATGAAGTGGATCAATTTCCACTTTTTGAAAATTGCGATGAGACGGATTCTAAAGAAGAAAATATAGAATGTTTTAAAGAAACATTACTAAGGCATTTTTCTACTTCTTTAGAAGGTTTTGAGTTTGTACTCAAAGAAGAAGTTTTAGATACGCTGTATGTCGATTTTTTAATGGATAAAATGGGGACTGTTTCTGTTTTAGATATTGAACATAATGCCATCGTTGAAGAGCAAATACCAGAGTTTGATGCAGTCATCACACGGTGCTTACTTACCTTGCCACAAGCGTCACCTGCTTTAAAAAGAGGAATTCCAATACGTGCAAAATTTAGAATCCCGATTGTACTTAATACCAAATAAATTAACTCTTGGCTAACGAAAAAATTATTTTAGGGATAGATCCCGGTACTACTATAATGGGTTTTGGACTCATAAAAGTGGTGAATAAAAAGATGGAATTTTTGCAAATGAACGAGTTGTTATTGCAAAAATACACTGATCCCTACGTAAAACTTAAGCTTATTTTTGAGCGTACCATTGAGCTGATTGATACCTACCATCCAGATGAAATAGCTATAGAAGCCCCTTTCTTTGGTAAAAATGTACAGTCTATGTTAAAGCTAGGTCGTGCTCAAGGTGTGGCTATGGCAGCAGGATTATCTCGTGAGGTCCCTATTACAGAATACCTTCCTAAGAAAATTAAAATGGCAATCACAGGTAACGGTAATGCCAGTAAAGAGCAAGTTGCCAAAATGTTACAGAGTGTATTAGGGCTTAAAACACTTCCTAAAAACTTAGATAGTACTGATGGTTTGGCTGCTGCAGTTTGCCATTTCTATAATGAAGGCAGAATAGAAGTGGGTAAAAGTTACACGGGTTGGGATGCTTTTGTAAAGCAAAATGAAAAAAGAGTAAAAAAGTAAATAGTCATAATCTTCTTTTTAAAGAAGCTTGTTCTCAATTTTGAAGCCCAAAAGAATTAAACGTTAACTACTACTAATTACTGAAGACTAACAAATGTCCGGAATCTATATTCACATTCCCTTTTGCAAACAAGCCTGCCATTACTGCGATTTTCATTTTTCGACCAGTATGGGAAAAAAGGATGCTATGTTAACTGCGATAAAGCGAGAACTAGTACTCCGAAAAGGCGAGTTTAAAAATGACGTAGTAGCTACTATTTATTTTGGCGGAGGAACGCCATCTGTATTAACCACAGAAGAAATTCAGGGAATTATTGCGACAGTTTATACGCATTATGATGTAGTAGACCATCCTGAGGTAACTTTAGAGGCTAACCCAGATGATCTTACAGAAGATAAAATTATAGCACTTTCTAAAAGTCCGATTAATCGTTTAAGTATAGGAATTCAATCGTTTTTTGAAGAAGATTTAAAAATGATGAACCGTGCACATAATGCTGAAGAAGCAAAAAAATCATTAGAAATTGCGACGCAGTATTTCTCTAATATTTCTATAGATTTAATTTATGGATTACCTGGTATGAGCAACCAACGATGGGAAAAGAATATAGCACTAGCCTTGGCATTTGGTGTGCCGCATATATCTAGTTACGCACTTACCGTAGAACCAAAAACAGCATTAGCTAATTTTATAAAAAAGGGAGTGATTAAACCTGTTGATGATGAAGTTGCTTCAGCCCATTTTAATATTCTTTTGCGAGAAATGGAAGCCAATGGCCTTGATGCCTATGAAACATCAAATTTTGGAAAACCTGGTTTTTATTCAGAGAATAATTCGGCCTATTGGTTGGGTAAAAAATATATCGGTGTTGGTCCATCGGCACATTCTTATGACGGAATCCGTAGAGGATGGAATATCAATAATAATGTAAAATATATAAAGTCGTTGGCAATCGATGAACTTCCTATGGAGGTTGAGGTGCTTTCTAAATCTGACCGTTATAATGAATATATTATGACAGGTTTGCGTACGATCTGGGGCGTTTCATTAACTAAAATACATTCAGATTTTGGTGCGAATTTTCACAAATATCTTTTGCAACAAGCAGAAAAGCACATAAAACAAGACCTATTGGTTCTTGAAAATGATACGATACTAACAACAAAAAAGGGAAAATTTTTAGCGGATGGAATTGCCTCTGACCTTTTTATGATTAACTTGTCAGAGTAAACACGACCATTTTTGAAAGCTATAATTACACATAAAAAAGAATCTTATTCCATAGATTTTTCTAAACCTTTAGATATCTCAATTCCACTTCGGGGAGAAATTACCAATGTAAATGCATGGTATACTCAGCCACCAAAAATAACACCACATACGGAGGGCGAGTTTGTGGGGAAAGTAACAGAAGGTGCATCGACCAATTTTAATGATATTTGGTTTAATCCGCATGCCCATGGAACACATACAGAATGTGTTGGGCATATTACAGCGGAGTTTCATTCCGTAAATAAAAATTTAAAGGAGTATTTTTTTTTAGCCTCAGTCATAACCATAGCACCAGAAAAAAAAGATGGAGATTTTGTAATCTCTAAAAAGCAATTGCAATATGCCTTAAAGAACTTTGTGGGAGATGCTTTAGTCATTAGAACATTGCCTAATTTGAAAGAAAAAATGAGTCGCCAATATTCTAATTCTAATCCACCTTATTTGCTAGAAGAAGCAGTTAATTATCTTGTAGAATTAGGGATTGATCATTTGTTAGTAGATTTGCCATCTATTGATAAAGAAAAAGACGGCGGAGCGCTATTAGGGCACAATGCTTTTTGGAATACGAGTGGTCTTGTGCGCAAGCATGCAACGATAACAGAATTTGTTTTTGTTGCTAATACCATAAAAGATGGATTGTATTTTCTGAATTTACAAGTAGCGCCTTTTGAGAATGATGCGAGCCCAAGTAGACCAGTGTTGTTTAAAATAATTCAGTAATGAAGAACACCATAAAAGTTGAAGAATTAGCAATGTTCGTTTTGGGCATTTATCTCTTTGGCTTGCTTAATTATGAATGGTGGTGGTTTTTAATATTAATTTTAATTCCGGATATTGGTATGCTAGGCTATTTGTTTGGTGCTAAAATAGGAGCACTATCTTATAATATTTCTCATCATAAAGGAATAGCCATTGCAATATATTTATTAGGTATCTATCTTGCCATATCTTTGTGGCAATTAGTGGGTGTGATATTGTTTTCTCACGCAGCTATGGATCGTGTTTTTGGTTATGGTTTAAAATATGAAAAAGGATTTAAATACACTCATTTGGGTGAAATAGGAAAAACAGATGGATAATATTTTTGATACTATATTAGGGCTTATTTTGGGTGCTATTGTAACCTATTGGTTGTTTAGTTTATTCCGAAAAAAGAAAAGTAAAGAGCTTACCGAAGTTCAGTCACACGTGTTATTAGAAAAAATTAAAAGTGTTTGCAAGCTGGTTACGGTAGAAGGAGATTTTGCGGAAATTTACAGGTATGAGAATACAAAAGAACGTTTTTTAAGCTTAGTTTCTAGTAAGAAAAAAGCATTAATTGTAATTAACGCGAAAGCCCAAATTGGGTATGATTTAAAGAAGTTGATTTTGAATGCGGATAATGAACGTAAAATAATACTGCTTAAGAGTTTTCCAGAACCTGAAATACTTTCTATAGAACCAGAATTAGATTTTTACGATATTAAAAACGGTATGTTCAACGCGTTTACTCCAGATGATTTAACCGTTTTAAACCAAGAGGCAAAGCAACACATTCGCGATAAAATTCCTGAAAGCGGATTAATGGATACGGCACGAAGTGAAGCTTTAGAGGCCATTTTGTTAATTGAAACCATTGTGGAAACTATTGGGTGGAAATTAGATTATACTTCTTTAAAGATTGATGCCAAGGAACAATTATCCGAACGAAAAAGTAAATTAACTAGATTTTTAGAATCATGAAATTAAGAAACCTCTTTGCGATTAGCTTATTTTTAGTATTTTCATTTAATACATACGGACAAACAGAAAAATCAATGAATACATTCGATCCCAACTATGCACATACCGTTTTCTTCTGGTTACATCATCCAGATAGTAAAGAAGACTGTAAGGCTTTTGAAACGTCATTACGTAAGTTTCTAGACCATTCAGCATATGCTAAAACAAAATTCATAGGGAAGCCACCAAGAGCAAGTAGAGAGGTTGTCGATGGTTCTTTTACGTATTCTTTAGTGGTGACATTTGAATCGGCAGAAGCACAAGCGGCATATCAAAAAGAAGCACCTCATTTATTATTTATAGAAGAGTCTAGTAAATTGTGGGATAAAGTGATTGTCTATGATTCTAAAGATGCAAGTTTATAGAAATAGGTATCTAGTGAGACTAGGCTTTTAGGGATATATTATAAATGTTGCCAGTAATTTAAATTAAACCTTATAATCTTATTTGATAGATTCATTGTATATTTATTAGTTGGGATTGTAAATAACTGATAATCAGATTGTTTTTATTTGATTCTTATTTGATAAATGACAGAAATTGAACTAAAATCGCTTGTTAAAGAACTAGTAAGTTATTCTCAAGAAACTGAATGGCTTGAATTTAAACTGAACTTTCATTCCACCGAAGAAATAGGCGAAAGAATATCAGCTTTAGCGAATGGAGCTTGCCTAAGTAAAAAGCAATGTGGATTTCTTATTTTTGGAGTCGAGGACAGGACACATAATATTAAAGGGACTTCTTTTAAAGTTAAATCTGCTACTAAAGGAAAAGAAGAATTAGAGAACTGGTTAATTCAAAGACTAGACCCTAAAATTGATTTTAAAACTTATGAATTTGAATATTCAAAAGGTATAAATATCAGCATGTATGTAATTCCTGCAGCAGCAAATAGGCCTGTCAAATTTATAAATCAAGCATATATTAGAATAGGTAGTTACACAAGATTACTCAAAGAGTTTCCTGAAAAAGAAGCCAAAATTTGGAATCGAAAAGATAATATCAAATTTGAACTTCAATTAGCTAAAGTTAATATTGATGCTGATTCTGTTGTTTCTCTTTTAGATACTCAAGCTTATTTTGATTTATTAAAACTACCTTATCCTTCAAATAGACAAGGTGTTATTGATAAGTTTATTTCAGAAAATTTAATTATTCAAAAAACGCCTAATTTTTCCATTACAAATTTAGGTGCAATACTATTTGCTAAAAATCTAGAAGATTTTCCCGATTTAAAAAGAAAAGCAATTAGAGTTATTGTTTATAAACATAATAATAAAATTCAAACTATTAGAGAGCAAATAGGAGGGAAAGGCTATGTTTCGGGATACCAAGGATTAATAGACTGGGTAAATAGTCAATTACCAGCTAATGAAGAAATAGGAAAAGCATTTAGAGATGATAAAAGAATGTACCCAGAAATTGCAGTCCGTGAATTATTGGCAAATGCTATAATTCATCAAGATTTCGAAGAAAAAGGCTTTCCAATGGTTGAAATATTTTCTGATAGAATTGAAATTACTAATCCAGGAATACCTCTTATCACACCTGAACGCTTTATTGACGAATATCAGTCTAGAAATGACGTGCTTGCAGATTTAATGAGGAGGTTAGGTATTTGTGAAGAAAAAGGAAGCGGAATTGATAAAGTAATTTTTTATAATGAAATGTATCAATTACCAGCACCGGATATTTTAATTCAAGAAAAACATACTAAAGTTATAATGTACTCATACAAGACTTTAAATCAAATGGATAAAAAAGACAAAATAAGAGCTTGTTATCAACACTGTTGTTTAAAATATGTATCTAATGATAAAATGACTAATCAGTCTTTAAGAGATAGGTTTATGATAGAAAGCAAGAACGCAGCAATTGCATCAAGAATAATTAAAGAAGCCTTAAAAGCAAACGTTATAAAAGAAGATGATCCCGAAAGTAACTCAAGGAAGTATAAAAAATACATACCTTTTTGGGCATAATTCTTATTTGATGGTTATTTGATAGTTGTGGAATAGAAATTTCCAACTAGCTGATAAACAGTTGTATTTTATTTGACGACATAATTAATCATAATCAAAGCGCTATACAAATGAATATTGAGGTATTTAGGGAATATTGTATTGCTAAAAAAGGGGTTACAGAAGAATTTCCTTTTGATGAAGATACTTTAGTTTTCAAAGTCATGGGTAAGATGTTTGCCTTGACATCATTAAAACGTCAACCCACCCAAGTAAATTTAAAATGTAACCCAGATAGATCCCTTACACTTCGAGAGGAGCATGATGGGGTGATCATTCCTGGATATCATATGAGTAAAGTACATTGGAATACATTGTATTTAGAACATATTCCACCAGAATTATTGAAAGAACTTATAGATCATTCTTATGATTTAGTTGTTTCTAAACTTACCAAAAAAACGAAAGAAACGTTAAATTCTCTTTAATAAAATACTTTCTGAGAAAGCGTTTGTCTACAGATATTAGCTGTTCGTCTACACTTCATAAGATAATGGTCGGTTTTCTAAAATTTTAGAGGTAGTGCTTCAATACCTTTACACCAGTAATGAAGCAAAACACTAAAAATATATAAGAAATTCCAAATCTTACTTGTAGCTAGTTCCCCCCGAGCACTATAGGTGATTAGACCAGCGAAAGCTGGTCTTTTTTATTTTTTAATATAGCCTATCTTTGTGCTTCATTTTATAATTTTTCAATGCAGGTTTTAAAGTCATTTTATTCTGATAAGATTACAGGGTTAAACAAACAACTGTCGGGTATCAAAGCACAATTATTGCGATCAAGTATGGTGAGGTTAGTGGTGTTTCTTCTAATGATTGTGGGTATAGTTCTTTTTTATGACAATCCACAAGTAGTAATAGGGGT encodes:
- a CDS encoding ATP-binding protein, whose translation is MTEIELKSLVKELVSYSQETEWLEFKLNFHSTEEIGERISALANGACLSKKQCGFLIFGVEDRTHNIKGTSFKVKSATKGKEELENWLIQRLDPKIDFKTYEFEYSKGINISMYVIPAAANRPVKFINQAYIRIGSYTRLLKEFPEKEAKIWNRKDNIKFELQLAKVNIDADSVVSLLDTQAYFDLLKLPYPSNRQGVIDKFISENLIIQKTPNFSITNLGAILFAKNLEDFPDLKRKAIRVIVYKHNNKIQTIREQIGGKGYVSGYQGLIDWVNSQLPANEEIGKAFRDDKRMYPEIAVRELLANAIIHQDFEEKGFPMVEIFSDRIEITNPGIPLITPERFIDEYQSRNDVLADLMRRLGICEEKGSGIDKVIFYNEMYQLPAPDILIQEKHTKVIMYSYKTLNQMDKKDKIRACYQHCCLKYVSNDKMTNQSLRDRFMIESKNAAIASRIIKEALKANVIKEDDPESNSRKYKKYIPFWA
- a CDS encoding MmcQ/YjbR family DNA-binding protein: MNIEVFREYCIAKKGVTEEFPFDEDTLVFKVMGKMFALTSLKRQPTQVNLKCNPDRSLTLREEHDGVIIPGYHMSKVHWNTLYLEHIPPELLKELIDHSYDLVVSKLTKKTKETLNSL